The genomic window CGGGCGAGTGCCGACCTAGTTGGTCGTGCTCTCGGGCAAGTCGCGGCTCATATCGCGCCGGGCGTGACGACCGCTGAGTTGGATCGGATTGCCGAAGAGTTTATCGCTCGTCACGGAGCAGTGCCGGCGTTCAAAGGCTACCGCGTGGGAAAGCAGGTCTTCCCGAGTACGCTATGCATTTCAGTTAACGATGCAGTAGTGCATGGAATTCCCGGTACGCGTCGCCTTGAGGAGGGAGACGTGGTTTCCATCGATTGCGGAGTACTTCTTGACGGCTATTATGGAGACAGCGCGTTTACGTTCGCCGTGGGACAGATCGACAGCACAGCCCGTGAGCTGTGTAAGACGACCTATCACGCTCTCGAAGCGGGGCTGGCACAGTCCGTGGCGGGGAATCGTGTGGGCGACATCTCGCACGCGGTCCAGGACTATTGTGAGCGTCGAGGCTACGGCGTTGTGCGCGATCTTGTGGGTCATGGAATCGGTCGTGAGTTGCACGAAGATCCTCAGGTCCCTAACGTCGGCCGCCGTGGATCAGGCCGAAAGTTGAAGGAAGGTCTGGTGCTCTGCATCGAACCGATGATCAACGTGGGGGGCGCGGACGTGGCGACCGGGGACGACGGGTGGACGGTCAGAACAGCCGATGGCAAACCGTCGGCGCATTACGAACATATGGTGGTCGTCCGAAGGGGAAAGCCCGAAGTGCTGACCACGTTTCGCTATATCGAGGAGGTACTTACGCCTCCCTACAGTCTACAACAAGAGTTACAGCATGGCTAAGCAAAAGCCGATTGAGCAAGACGGAGAGGTGATTGATGCGCTTCCGAACGCGCAATTCCGGGTTCGCCTGGAGAACGGTCACGAAATCCTGGGTCTACTGTCCGGCAAGATGAGGATGTATTTCATCAAAATTCTGCCGGGGGACAGGGTAAAAGTCGAACTATCACCCTATGATTTGACGAAAGGCCGAATTGTATATCGGTACAAGTAGTGCGGCGGCAGAACCTTTCGGGTCTGCCCGTGTAGTACATAAGCTATTCGATTTTTCGATACCGGCGATTGCCGGTCAGCATCAGGTGCTATGAAAGTCAGAGCCAGTGTTAAGAAGCGCAGTGCCGACGACAAGATCATCCGTCGCAAGGGCCGCGTGTATATCATCAACAAGAAGAGCCCGAAGCACAAGCAGCGTCAGGGCTAGACGGTTATCCGGACGAAAACCTAGAACGAGATGGCACGAATTGCGGGAGTAGATCTCCCAACGCAGAAAAGGGGAACGGTAGCGCTGACATCGATTTTCGGCATCGGCAACTCACGGGCGAAGGAAATCCTTGAGCGCGCGGATATGGATCCGAATGCCCATCCCGAGTCATGGACCGAAGATCAGACGAAGAAGATTCGGCGTCTGATTGAGGACGAGTTTCTTGTTGAAGGGCAACTTCGCACGGATGTTCAGATGAACATCAAGCGACTGATGGATATTGGCTGCTATCGTGGCGTTCGGCATCGGCGCGGTTTGCCGGTCAGAGGCCAGCGTACGCAAACAAATGCTCGCACCCGCAAGGGGCGCAAGCGCACTGTGGCCGGCAAAAAGCAGGCTCCACGTAAGTAATTCGACTACGGAATATTAGCCCGATATGGCGACAAGACAGAAAGGACCCGGCCGAGGCGCCAAGAAGAAGAAGGTCATAGTTGAGTCTAATGGCCAGGCGCACGTCAAAGCCACGTTTAACAACGTGATGGTGACGCTGACCGATCAATACGGCAATACGATTTCCTGGGCAAGCTCGGGGAAAATGGGCTTCAAGGGAAGCAGGAAGAACACACCTTACGCTGCGCAGGTGGCCGCTTCGGCTGCCGCGAAAGAGGCGTACGACCTCGGACTTCGCAGGGTAGATGTGTTTGTCAAGGGACCCGGCTCCGGGCGTGAGTCGGCCATCCGTGCACTGTCATCGAATGGTCTCGAGATTGCGACCATTCGTGACGTTACGCCCATACCACATAACGGCTGCCGGCCTCCGAAGCGACGTCGCGTGTAAGCGTTAACTCGCAAGCGCGCGCTGCTCGGTGTAACTACCGGCTATGGTTGTCCTGGTGACAACCATACGTTTGTCCATCAAGACACTCTGACAAACGAGGTGAAAGAATAATGGCCCGATACAGAGGCCCAAAGCAGAAAATAGCCCGACGGTTTCGTGAGCCGATTTTCGGCCCGAGCAAGTCGCTGGAGCGTAAACCATACGCGCCCGGGCAGCATGGCCGCTCGCGCCGATCCAAGGAGAGCGAGTACGCCGTACAGCTGAAGGAAAAACAGAAGGCGAAGCAGACCTATGGTTTGCTCGAACGTCAGTTCAGAAACCTGTTTGAAAAAGCCGCGAGAAAGAAGGGCGT from Rhodothermales bacterium includes these protein-coding regions:
- the map gene encoding type I methionyl aminopeptidase, producing the protein MIQIKSESEIERMRASADLVGRALGQVAAHIAPGVTTAELDRIAEEFIARHGAVPAFKGYRVGKQVFPSTLCISVNDAVVHGIPGTRRLEEGDVVSIDCGVLLDGYYGDSAFTFAVGQIDSTARELCKTTYHALEAGLAQSVAGNRVGDISHAVQDYCERRGYGVVRDLVGHGIGRELHEDPQVPNVGRRGSGRKLKEGLVLCIEPMINVGGADVATGDDGWTVRTADGKPSAHYEHMVVVRRGKPEVLTTFRYIEEVLTPPYSLQQELQHG
- the infA gene encoding translation initiation factor IF-1; this encodes MAKQKPIEQDGEVIDALPNAQFRVRLENGHEILGLLSGKMRMYFIKILPGDRVKVELSPYDLTKGRIVYRYK
- the rpmJ gene encoding 50S ribosomal protein L36; translated protein: MKVRASVKKRSADDKIIRRKGRVYIINKKSPKHKQRQG
- the rpsM gene encoding 30S ribosomal protein S13, translating into MARIAGVDLPTQKRGTVALTSIFGIGNSRAKEILERADMDPNAHPESWTEDQTKKIRRLIEDEFLVEGQLRTDVQMNIKRLMDIGCYRGVRHRRGLPVRGQRTQTNARTRKGRKRTVAGKKQAPRK
- the rpsK gene encoding 30S ribosomal protein S11 → MATRQKGPGRGAKKKKVIVESNGQAHVKATFNNVMVTLTDQYGNTISWASSGKMGFKGSRKNTPYAAQVAASAAAKEAYDLGLRRVDVFVKGPGSGRESAIRALSSNGLEIATIRDVTPIPHNGCRPPKRRRV